From the genome of Sediminibacter sp. Hel_I_10:
CCGCGTCTTAAAGAGATCAAACAACATTTGGAAGATAATACGGCCATCGAGTTATTTCCTAATATTATCATGAACGTAACGACCGAATCTAAGGTCACACAGCAAATTCACTACATTATCAACCGCAATAAAAATGGGATTTTCCATTTGGGAAGTACAGATTTAGTGCATCACGATGAGTATTTTAAAGATATTATTGGTCAAATTACCCAAAAAAATGGTGTGAGCTATAAACAGGTATACACCACTAATGAAGATCGTTATCTGGCTGTACTCCCCAAATACAACAAATTACCAAAACACCTACAAATCACAAGCACTCAAGTGCTTGAGGAACTCGCTAAATAAACTGGTCTTTATAATCATTATAAAATGAGCGCGATAAACCCATTTCAAAAACCCTGAGCATCAATTTTCTCAATTATATTCCTTATTTTTAAATCATACTTAAATAAGATTTTAAAATGAGTAAACTATCAGAAGACATCATAGAAAAAAAATTGCTTCATTTCCCAGACTGGGAATTTCGCGACAATACCATATACGCAGAATTTGAGTTTGAAAATTTCAAAGACTGTTTTAGCGCTATGAGCAGGATAGCCTTTGAGTGTGAGGCACAAAACCATCATCCTGAATGGACCAATGTCTATAATGTTTTAAAAATTTCCCTATCAACTCATGATGCCGATGGCGTTACCCAAAAAGATTTTGATTTGGCCGAAGCAATTGAGGAAATTGTTGAGGTGCAAGAGTAGTAAAGACTAAACTTCCGCTTATACCCCTATGTCTAAAATCCTACTTTTTATAATTTCTCTAGCATTTGCTATGCCTTTATTTGCTCAAAACGATGCCGTTTTTTGTGAGCAAGTACAAGCATTACATCATCTGGTGCAGCGAGAGCACTTTGTTCCTAAAGCATTAGATGACAGTCTTTCAACTCACGTATTTGATTTGTTTATTGCTGAAATAGATACAGATAACCGTTTATTTCTAAAAAGTGACATCAATCTGTTCTCAAAAGACAAGTTGCTATTAGATGATTATATTGCTAGCAATAGCTGCTCTTTTATCAATAAATACATCACTAAGCTCAACACGAGAATCGAAGATACCAAATCCATACTCTCGGCATTACGAGCCATAGATTTTGACTATTCTGGAAAAGACACTTTAAGGTTTAAGGGACGAGAGAAATTTAGTAATTTTAACAGCAAAGAAGACCTCAAGCGCTATTGGAGCAAACGTATTCGGTACGACATCATTTACACCATGATTGAAAATGATAGTGTCTATGAGCATATTGAGCAAAATTTTAAAAGTTTAGAGCATGATTTAAAAGATAAGATCATTTCTCAAGAACTCTGTAAATTAGAAGAACTACAGCATAAAAAAGGCAGTCTCGAAAACTTTGTACAAGAATCTTTTTTAAATGCCTATTTGCTCTATCATGATCCCAACTCTTCTTATTTTAATGCTTCAGACAAGAACGTTTATGAGAATAGACTTTCCAACAATCAGCTTTCCTATGGTATCGTTACCGTAAAAAATGACGATGGCGCTATTGTAATAGCCCATATTGTTCCTGGAAGCGCGGCCTTTAAAAACGCTAACATTGAGGAGAACGATATTATTTCGGCGCTCATTTCCGAAGAAAAGACATTGGAAGCCTATTGTGTGTCTAATGACGATATTTTAGCCTTTACCAATGACGATCAAATTAACACGCTAACGTTTCGTTTAAAAAAACCAGGTGGCATCATCAAGGACGTGACACTCACCAAAGAAGAAACCAAAAGTGAGGAAAACACAATTACAGGTTATATTTTAAACTCTGGAATAAAAACTGGTTATATTCATATCTCCAGTTTTTATACAGATTTTGAATCTTCTAATGGACTTGGCGTTGCCAATGATGTGGCCAAGGAGTTGTATAAACTGCAAAAAGAGGATATTGAAGGCTTAGTAATAGATTTGAGATTTAACGGTGGTGGCTCAATGAAAGAGGCCGCAGATTTATCTAGAATGTTTATCAACCGCGGCCCGCTTTCTATTTTAAAATATAATAACGGAGATACGTATACCATTAAGGACATGAATCGTGGGTCTTTATTTACCAAACCCATTGTGGTACTTATTAATAATTTTAGTGCCTCTGCTTCAGAGTTTTTTGCTGCAGCCATGCAAGACTACAATAGAGCCATCATTATTGGCAGCACTACCCACGGCAAAGCATCGGCGCAAGTGATTTTACCTTTGGATGCTAAAAAAGATTTAGGCTTTACTAAAATCACCGTGGAGAAGTTTTACCGAATTACAGGAAAAAGCCATCAGTCACAAGGGGTGATTCCTGATATTGTACTTCCTAACATGTACGATAATTTTGAGACCGAAGAGCGATTTAGCCCATTTGCGCTTCAAAATGATCGCATCCCTGAAACCATGCGCTATTCTAAATTAAAGGACATGGATTTTGAAAAACTCAGAAAGAAAAGTAAGCTTCGTATTCAAAACAATGAGCGCTTTAAAGCCGTTACACATCTTAATGAATTGATTATAGATAACTATTTTAAGCACTATACAGCATACCCATTAACCCTAGAAAATGTTTATAACGACGTACAATCCTACCATGACAAATGGCAGGAATTAGACACCATAATGTCTGATCAAAACACGGGGCTCAATGCAATCAATTCAGCCGCCACTCAGCATGTTTTAAGTTATGATCCAGAACAGAGCGCTATCAATGATGAACTTCTAAAGAACATCAATAGTGATATTTATATTCGAGAAGCCAACGCCATATTAAAAGATGCGTTACGTCAACTAAACTCCTCTAACTAAATAAAAATGAAAACCACTTCCTTTTTAATCAGCTTACTTTTAGTATTAACCTGCACCGTTCATAACGCACAGTCTTTTAAAAACGCATCAGAATATTTAGATTTTATTGGTGATGAGCAAGAAGACATTACTAAAGACATGTGGAACTACACCAAAGCTATAGCACACAGCAAAAGTGATAAGAACATTGATAATAGACGAAAACGCTTATTGAAAACGATTGAAAGTGCCATTACCAAAATTGAAAAAGCGGACGGATATGGTGACACTGATTACAAAAGCAAGGTACTGCGACACATGAATTTCAATAGAGATTTACTGAATTAAGATTACGCAAAAATCATTGATATGAAGGCAGTAGCAGAGCAATCATACGATGATATGGAGGCTTATATCTTAGCACAAGAAATGGCGCAACAGAAAATGGAAGAATCTCAGCAAGAATTTGAAACCGATTTATACAGTTTTGCAAATGCCAATAATATTGAAATTCTTGAAAATGACTCTGATCTCGGTAAAAAAATGGCAACTTCAAATGATGTATTTGAGCATTATAGTGATTTGTATTTGATCTATTTTAAAGTGTATATCAATGAAATCTATTTAATGGAGGCCTTAGAGAAAAATGATGTCGGTGCCATTCAACAAAATGCTAATGCCTTGAATGCTGCCGCAAAAAACGGCTTAGAAGTTTTAGACGCACAAGAGCACTACAAAAAAGACGATTCTGTGATCAAAGCTACCAGAGCAGCTTTTGAGTTTTTCATAGAGGAAAGCGGAGATAAAATTCCGAAAATCACTGATTTCTTGGTAATGAATGAAGACTTCGAAAAGATAAGAAACACCCTAGATCAAATGCCTGAACGTGATAGAACCAAAACACAAATTGATGAGTTTAACAAAAAAGTGAAGCAGATCAATAAGGGTATTAATGATTATAATACTATCAATAACGAACTCAACAACGATCGTCAGACGGTAATTAACAATTTGAACAATGCAAACGCCAACTTTTTATCACGACATATTCCTAACGATTAATTGAAAGCGTTACCTAAACACTCATCACATTGAGAGACATTGTATTAAACAAAACGGGACTTAGTGACTAATCTATTGTCCGTTTGCTTAAATTTCAATAATTTTAACCGCAATAAAAACAGATTTTAATATACAATTATGGGAAGAGCTTTTGAGTTCCGTAAAGCAAGGAAAATGAAACGTTGGGCTGCTATGAGCAAAGCCTTTACACGTATTGGTAAGGATATTGTTATGGCCGTTAAAGAAGGTGGCCCAGATCCAGACGCCAATTCTAGGCTGCGGGCGGTAATTCAAAATGCCAAATCTGTAAACATGCCCAAGGATAATATCGATCGTGCCATAAAGCGTGCCTCAGATAAAAACCAAGGCGATTATAAAGAAGTTGTTTTTGAAGGCTATGCCCCGCATGGTATCGCTATCTTAGTAGAAACTGCTACAGACAATAATACACGTACCGTGGCTAATGTGAGAAGCTATTTCAATAAATGTGATGGAAGCTTGGGGGTTTCGGGATCGGTTGTATTTATGTTTGACCACACTTGTAATTTCAGAATTAGTGCAGAAGGCGTTGATCCCGATGAGATTGAATTGGAATTTATTGATTTTGGAGCAGAAGAAGTCTTTGCAGATGATGACGGCATCCTCATTTACGCCCCATTTGAAAGCTTTGGTGCCATACAAGCCGAATTGGAATCACGTGATATCGAAATCCTATCTTCAGGGTTTGAACGCATCCCACAAGTGACTAAAAAACTGAGTCCAGAAGAAGCTGAAGATGTTGAAAAACTTTTGGAAAAACTAGAAGAAGATGATGATGTACAAAACGTATATCATACTATGGAAGAAAGTTCAGAAGACTAATTTTCAAAACAGCAATAACGCCTTTATATTCTTGATTTAATTCTAAGAAATTTATCCCTTGCTATGATGAATTGCATTTGTAGTCTCTGATTACATGCCTTTTTCTTTTCAAAAATTAAAATTAATTCTTAAATTTAAGAGGAGGAGAAGAACGTCTTTAGACTAATGGCTATGAAAGAAACTGCTAGACATTTTGTAGAGTTATATTTTCGATTTTATGGGGAAAGAAACTCCATTATCAAAAATTTATTTGATGAGGATTTCATGGGTCTTGATGGCATTACAAATACTATTTACGATAAAACGAAATGGATTAATGCCATAGATGATGATTTTGAACAAATTGGCACGCCTTTTAAAGTCGGGATTATTGATTTTGACACTCGGGAATTAGGTGATGGGATGATCTTAGCGTCTTGTATTTCGATTTGGGACATTAAACTATTTCAAGATTTCCCTGAATTTGATAGGGTTCGAACCGTATTTATTATTAGAAAAGAAAATGATACTTTTAAAATCAAACACCTGAGCAATTCCATCTCCTTGCTATCACTTACAAAAAAAGAACTATTTCCTTTTACGCTTCGAAAGGTATTAATGGATTGGAAAAATACCTTATTCTACATGGGCAAAAAACAGTAGTTTGAATTGGCTTACAAATTTTTCAACTCAATCCATTTAGACATGTACTTTGTGCCCTGCATGGTGTGATGCATCAACATCTGACCTGTAAAATTAAGCGCTCTTTCCTGTTGCAGATTTTGTATTAAAGATTCCAATCGTTTTAAAAACGCTGTCTCATAACTCGATTTATCAAAATTTTCATTTAAAATTTTAAATCCGTTCTGCTGTAGCTTCATCCAAAGGTCCTTATCGGTATAACAGTTTACCGCATAGTCTACAAAAGTATCGGGATGATCTGCAACCACAGGATCCATAAAATCAGTATCTAAAATGCCCTCTGCTCCTATTTTTGAGGTCAAGTAAGGAGTGCCATTTTGCATGGCGTCAAATAGCTTACCCTTTAATCCTGCACCAAAGCGTAAAGGTGCTAATAACACTTTTGCAGAGCCAATAACAGTATTGGCATTATCTGCCCGCCCTTTAATTAAAAAACCTTCCTTTTGATTGTGTAGTTGCTCGACTTTTTGAGCGCCATAAGCACCATAGTTATGCAATTCTGCCTTAGGCAACTTCAGTTTAATCTTAGGCCAAATGGTTTCTTTAAGATATAATAAGGCGTCATAATTTGGAGGATGGATAAAGTTTCCTATCGTCACAAAATGATCACGATTTTCAAAGCTTGGAAGTTGCTGTTGTGTTACTTCGGAAATCGGCTCCACCAGAAATGGCAGATAAAACAATAATTGTTTCGGCATTTGAAACCGATTTTCTAGGAGTTGCATTTCAGCTTTAGAAATAATCAGACTCAAATCACAGCGATACATGCTTGCAATTTCCCGTTTTGCAAAATCGTTAAAAAGATGAACGTTTGAGAATTCCTCATGCTTTCTATAAGCGGCTTCCCTACCCTTTCTTAAAAAATGAAGATCTTCGGTATCTAAAATTCTCAACGCATTTGGCAACTGCTCTGCAACGCGCCAACCAAATTGCTCCTCTGTCATAAACCTATCAAAAATCACGACACTTGGTTGTAATTCTATAATAAAGTCATCAAAGGAACCATCATTCAGTTGAATGGTTTTTTTAGTGATTCCGAGGGTCTCTACATCAAAGGCATTATCGCTTTTTGCACAAGCTGAAGCAAAAGTAATGTGGTAACCTTGGGTCTGAAAAAAGGATATGAGCTGCATCATTCGGCTGCCGGCCGCAGAACTTTTAGGTTCTGGCCAAACAAAACCAATGATGAGTAGTTGTTTGTTCATTTGTGAAAAAGAAGAGAGTTCAATACCTCAACGTTCGCATTCTAAAATGCAAATTTGATCTTGAAGTTAAAAAAGATAAGCTCTATAAATAAGAATATTGAATTACTTAGAGTTCAAGCCCAAATTGTAGCCTGCTCTTACTGTTTTAGCCCAATCTACTACCGCCTTAATTTGCGCATCAGATAAGTTAGCCTCGGTATGTGTGTAGGTATAAGACTCTAAGGGCATTTCCTTATCCTCAACCTCCTCTATAAGTTCATCTAATTTATGATCTTTCTTTTTGATGGAATAATTATCCCAATCTGATACATTAAAATGCTCTTTCCCTTCTTCAATATGATTTGCCAACCAGTAATTAACAGGGGTTATTTTATCATACCAAGGGTATCTGGTTACGTTACTGTGACAGTCAAAACAAGTGGTCTCTAAAATTGTTTTGACCTCGTTTGAAGGATTGGTTTCAGCAACAAAAGCATCTAAAGTTGCGAGATCGCCTTCATTTCTTTCAGGTCCAAAAAACTGCATAATCACAAACACCGCCAATAACATCAAAAGAACCTTTTTTACTATTTTCATTTTTTCTATTTTAGAATGGTTAAATTAAGTAAAATCGCTTGACTACCGAAGCACTTTATGAAGAATTAAACACTGTAGATGCTTCTCGCGAAAGCCGTCTACAGCATTCCCACATGATCATAGCTCAACCTAAGTTGATTCCTAAATTATTAGAGATTGCATTTATGGTAGATGACAAAATCTCCTGCAAAGCAGCTTGGGTCTTTGAATATACTTGCAGCAATAGCATTGAATTAGTCTTACCTCATCTTCAATACTTTACTAATAATTTGCATCGCGTGCATTTAGATTCTGCCGTAAGACCAATGGCCAAAGTCTGCGAATTGTTGATCACAGCTTTCTACTCAAAACATGAAAATGCGGTTAAAACTCAATTGCAACCATTACATAAAGAAAAGATTATTGAATCTTGCTTTGACTGGATGATCAAAGAAGAAAAAATTGCTCCAAAAGCTTACGCCATGAATACGCTCTATCTCTTAGGAACTGAATATGAATGGATCCATCCCGAACTCAAGATCATCATTGAGCGCGATTACAACAAGCAAAGTGCCGGCTTTAAGGCAAGAGGCCGAAAAATACTCTTAAAAATGGATAAAATAGCCTGAAAATCTCATGCATCTATTTCTATAGCCTTACAATGAAAAGACCTATCTTTGGGGCTTCAAAATTAACAAAACCATGTCCATATCTTCTTTAAAAGCCATCTCACCAATTGATGGCCGATACCGAAACAAAGTAGAATCCCTTGCACCTTACTTCTCTGAGGAAGCACTTATTAAATATCGTGTACAAGTTGAAGTTGAATACTTTATTGCCTTGTGCGAACTAGGATTACCTCAACTTCAAGGTGTCGCAACCAATACTTTTAAAGATCTTAGAGCGATTTACAGTGATTTTTCTACTGAAGATGCACAATCCATTAAAAATATTGAGAAAACCACCAACCATGACGTTAAGGCGGTAGAGTATTTTATAAAGGAAGCATTTGATAACTTAGGCTTAACGGCTTATAAAGAATTTATCCATTTTGGCCTCACCTCACAAGACATCAACAATACAGCCATCCCGTTAAGTATTAAGGAAGCTGTTAATGATGTATACGTACCGGAATACTTGGAGGTTTTAAAAAAATTAAAAACACTGGCTAACGATTGGAAAGATATCCCAATGCTAGCAAGAACACATGGACAACCTGCATCACCAACCAGATTAGGAAAAGAAATTGAGGTGTTTGTAGTACGTTTGGAAGAGCAGTTTAATTTATTGAACGATGTCCCTAGTGCCGCTAAATTTGGTGGTGCCACAGGAAATTTTAACGCTCATAAAGTAGCTTACCCAACAATAGATTGGAAGGCTTTTGGAACAAAGTTTGTTCAAGAAACCTTAGGCTTACAGCACTCTTTCCCTACCACCCAAATTGAGCATTATGATCATTTAGCAGCACTATTTGATGCTCTAAAACGAATTAACACGATTATTATAGATTTAGATAGAGACATTTGGACTTATGTTTCTATGGACTATTTCAAACAAAGAATCAAAGCTGGAGAGGTAGGCAGTAGCGCCATGCCTCACAAAGTAAATCCTATTGATTTTGAAAATTCTGAAGGCAATTTAGGTATCGCCAATGCCGTTTTTGAACATTTGTCGGCTAAACTACCAATATCAAGATTACAGAGAGATCTTACAGATAGTACGGTTTTACGTAATGTAGGTGTTCCTTTTGGGCATACGCTTATTGGCTTTAAGTCTACCGTTAAAGGTCTTGATAAATTGTTGCTTAATGAACCTAAGTTTGCTAAAGATTTAGAACAAAATTGGGCAGTGGTTGCAGAAGCCATCCAGACTATTCTTAGACGTGAAGCTTACCCAAATCCTTATGAAGCTCTTAAAGGCTTAACCAGAACCAACGAAGTAATTAACGAAACCTCTATTGCTAACTTTATAGACACGCTTGAAGTTTCCGAAGCTATTAAAACGGAATTAAAAGCAATAACTCCTAGCAATTATACAGGTATCTAATTCTTTGTACGCACTTTACTTAGAGTTTAAGAGCTGAAATTTGACGCTCAAACGTATAAAAAAAGCCATCTAGATGATTATTCTAGATGGCTTTTTTTTAAATTAAATCTCGAAATGTGACTAATCAAAAAACTCGGTGAATTCTTTGAGTTGGCCGTCCTCTAAATCCATAGTTTCAAATACCGAAGCTAATTTCATGATCTTGTTCAAATTCATATCGTCGCCTAACACTCTAATCACAGCAAAGCCTTTCTCATTAGCACTACCTAGTAGCACAAACTCTTCCACGCTCTCCTCTTCTCCAATAAAATTAACGACAAATTTCCCGTCCGTTACATTTCCGCCACGAATTAATTCTTGGTATTTCGGATTTTTTAAAATGGCTTTTACCTTGGCAAATTCTTCATTGTATGCTGCTTGATTGTTATCGTCTAAAACAAAAGCAATCATGCTCAATTTCTCGACAGACTCATAAGCCTCTTTTTGTTCTTCGGTCAAGGATTCTGTGTCTATTTTAAGCATGCTTATGGGAACATCTACTGAGGTAAAGCCCGACTTTAGTTCATTATCGACGTAGTAAGATTGTAAGGTCGATTCTTGGTTGCAACTTAATAGAGTTGCAACCAGAATAGAAAAGACCATTAGTTTTTTGATTGATGATGTCATGATGATTTGTATTATTTTTTACCAGCTTTTTTCAATTGCTCACCTCCTGGCATATCCATTTGGCTTGTCAATTTTGATATTTGTCTCAAATCTATATCTCCAGTAAGTGACAGTAATACCGTTTCAACTTCTCGTTTTTTACCGTTAATGGTAATGTCTTGGTCTTTTGTAAATTCTCCAAGGCCATTGACAAACATCAAGAGTTCTTTAACGTGATTTTCGTCTTTACCTTCTTTTACATAAAAGTTCACGGTTTGATCACCATCTTTAATACGCATGAGTTCTTCCAGTTTCGATGTTTTTAAATAATTGGTCACCGTGGTATTCATGTCTTGGGAAATTTTCAGATCTCCTGTTGTAAAGACTTTTAATCCTGTGATATTTTTGGCCATTTCTATATAACCTTGAGCCTCTGGATCGTCAATATCCATACCCATAGTAGCCAACATTTTAAACATTTTTTGATTGATGACTACAGACATCACACCGTCTTTATCTTCAAATTTATCAAAGATGCCCTGTGCAAATGTCACAGTAGACGATAAGGCAATTGCTGCTATTACGATTAACTTTTTCATAATTTCTAATTTTTGTTTTTAGGTGTTTGTTTCTTTTTTACTAATCTATTTGTTGTTTTTGAAAATTCTTTAACATGCATGACCTGCTCTGCACCTTTATTAAAATTTGTAGAGACCAGACTTAAACTGCCAACACTACTTGCTGCATCGTTAAAATTTGATGACAACATTGAAAGCGCTTCTTTTGTTTTATCATAAGTTTCTCGTTCTTCTTGACTAAGACCTGCTAAGGTTCTGGCGGGTTGGTCACCCATCATATTTGGTATCAAAATCCCTAGCATAAGAACGGCGACGGCCGCAATAGAAATCCATTGATAAATTCTACTCTTTTTTTGTTTTGATCCCGCTGGTTCAATTGAAATCGCTTTGATGTACATCTCCTCTTTTGTAGTATCAAAATATTGAAACATCACTTTATAAGACTCCAAATGCGCTGGCACATTGCCTTGAGAAAAGTAAGCTTTTAGCTGTTGCTCTTCGCTAAGCGATGTTTCGCCCAGGTCATACTTTTCTAATAATTTTTCTATCTCACTTAATACCATATTGATGCGTATGTGTTAGTTTTTCCCGAATTGTTTTTCTTGCTCTTGACAAAGCCACTCTAATTGCCGTAGGATTCATATCCACTACTTTTGCAATCTCGTCATAATCATACTCCTCAATGTCTCGAAGTTGTAATATTATTTTTTGCTGTTCTGGTAACTCTTCAATAATCTTAGACACCCAACTGACGCTATCTCTATTTTCTACTTCTTTCTGTAACGAGATCGTATGATCTTGATAGTTGCTATGTACTATTTTCAAATTTTGTGCCTGTTTTGATTTTAGACGATCTAAACAGAAGTTCTTGGTCATGGTCATCGCAAAAGCTTCAGTATTCCTGTATTCAGCAATTTTTACTCTATTATTCCATAACTTTATTAAGATCTCTTGTGTAGCATCTTCAGCTTCTTCGCTAGAAACCAAAAGACGTTTTGCTAGTCTAAAGACCTTATCCTTAAAAGGCGTCACCAATTTTATAAAATCAGTTTGTGTCATTTTTGTTTGGTTAGTGTAAAAGCAGGTGATTATTCTGCTTCTTACTGTTACGACGAGTATGGAAGAACTTTGTTACAAGCTTTTTGAAATTAAGTCTATTTTTAGATTAAATTGGACACTGTCAGTGTTTTTAAGCATATCTCGCCCAATTGAATATTTTAAAATTCACAATAATGTAAGTAAATTTAGAGTTTATAAAATCAATGCTATAAAAGAAAAAGAACCTAAAATTTTTAAGCGTAGTGCTAACTCACACGATCTCGGCTGTTTGTTATTCTTCCCGCAGAGAAATTTTAAAACTCCAAAAACACAAATGAAACTACTTAAAATCACTTTGCTCTGTCTAGTCGCAATCACCTTTACCGGTTGTTTTGAAGATAATGATGATCATCTTATTTCCGCAAGCGAAATCAATGATTTTGTATGGAAAGGGATGAACGCCGTATATCTTTATAAAGATGAGATTCCTAATCTAGCCAATGATCGGTTTTCTTCAAATGAAGCGTATGCCAATTATTTGAGTAGTTACAACGCTCCCGAGGTCTTATTTGAAAGCTTAATTTATGAACGTGAAACGATAGATCGTTTTAGTGTAATTGTAGATGATTACATCGCTCTAGAACAGCAATTTTCTGGTGTGTCAATTAGTAACGGCATGGAATACGGTGTTTTTAGACTAACGGAAGAAAGTACCGAAGTTTACGGTTATGTTAGATATGTTTTACCAAATACCTCTGCAGAAGCTCAAAATGTTCAAAGAGGGGATGTTTTTTACGGGGTTAATGGTGTACAGTTAACCACACAAAATTATCGTAATTTACTTTTTACTACTGAAACCTATAACATCAACTTGGCAACTTATAATGATAATAATACTCCCGAATCCTCTGACGACAGCATCTCAAACACAAACGAAGTCATTTCTTTGACAGGTGCTGAATATACCGAGAATCCTATTTTTATAAATTCAGTATTAAATGTAGGTAGCGAAACAATTGGCTATTTAATGTATAATGGTTTTACTGGAACCAACCAATTTGATTCACAACTAAATTCTGTTTTCGGAGAATTTCAATCAGCCGGGATTACTGATTTGGTTCTAGATTTACGATATAACGGGGGGGGCTCTGTCAATACGGCAATTTGGTTAGCTTCCATGATCACTGGTCAACATACTGGAGAGTTATTTACTAGAGAAGAATGGAACAGTGAAATTCAAGCTCAAATTTTAGCTGATAATCCAGAACTATTAGAAAACCCATTCGTTGACGAGATGTTGAAATTCAACAATAATGGTGAAATTACGTTTCAGGAATCTATAAACAGCTTAAACCTCAATAGAGTGTATGTTTTAACAACACGAAGCACCGCTTCTGCAAGTGAATTGGTAATTAGCGGCCTAACTCCATACATAGAAGTAATTAAAATAGGCAGTGATACCAGAGGGAAATATCAAGCTTCAAGGACAATCTATGATTCTCCAAATTTTAGTAGACAGGATGCCAACCCAAGACATACCTATGCGCTGCAACCATTAATTTTTAAAACGATAAATTCTGCAGGATTTACTGATTTTGACTCTGGTCTTAACCCAAATATCTCGATTTCTGAGAATTTTGGAAACCTTGGAACATTAGGTGATATTGATGAGCCATTTTTGGCTGAAGCTATAAATGCTATTGAAGGCACAGGTCGATTTTCTGGATTTGACGATTATCATGTGGAAGAGTTTTCCAGCTCAAAAGATGATCGTCCGTTTTCTTACGAAATGTATGTTGAAGGAAAAAACACAAGCTCTACAAATTTCATCAACAGGTAGTTCATATTTTTTAAAAATTTAAAAGCCCCTTGAATCCATTTGGAATCAAGGGGCTTTTTTTAAGTTGAAAAATGTACTCTAATTAAAATACACGCCTCCAGGAATGATGCCTAAAGTGTGATTAAAAACCTCAGCGTTCGTGTTTAAATCATAAACGCTAAGCACACCATTACTGGCATAATCAAGAGCGTCAAGTCCGTATAGTAATCCATCTTTGACCTGCATATCGTCAAAACTTAAGCTATCAAATTCGGCTGTGGTAGGAAACGTTGAGGATGAAGCACTCATTTTATATACAGATCCACCCGCATAAAAGTAAAAG
Proteins encoded in this window:
- a CDS encoding RNA polymerase sigma factor, with amino-acid sequence MTQTDFIKLVTPFKDKVFRLAKRLLVSSEEAEDATQEILIKLWNNRVKIAEYRNTEAFAMTMTKNFCLDRLKSKQAQNLKIVHSNYQDHTISLQKEVENRDSVSWVSKIIEELPEQQKIILQLRDIEEYDYDEIAKVVDMNPTAIRVALSRARKTIREKLTHTHQYGIK
- a CDS encoding S41 family peptidase; the protein is MKLLKITLLCLVAITFTGCFEDNDDHLISASEINDFVWKGMNAVYLYKDEIPNLANDRFSSNEAYANYLSSYNAPEVLFESLIYERETIDRFSVIVDDYIALEQQFSGVSISNGMEYGVFRLTEESTEVYGYVRYVLPNTSAEAQNVQRGDVFYGVNGVQLTTQNYRNLLFTTETYNINLATYNDNNTPESSDDSISNTNEVISLTGAEYTENPIFINSVLNVGSETIGYLMYNGFTGTNQFDSQLNSVFGEFQSAGITDLVLDLRYNGGGSVNTAIWLASMITGQHTGELFTREEWNSEIQAQILADNPELLENPFVDEMLKFNNNGEITFQESINSLNLNRVYVLTTRSTASASELVISGLTPYIEVIKIGSDTRGKYQASRTIYDSPNFSRQDANPRHTYALQPLIFKTINSAGFTDFDSGLNPNISISENFGNLGTLGDIDEPFLAEAINAIEGTGRFSGFDDYHVEEFSSSKDDRPFSYEMYVEGKNTSSTNFINR
- the purB gene encoding adenylosuccinate lyase is translated as MSISSLKAISPIDGRYRNKVESLAPYFSEEALIKYRVQVEVEYFIALCELGLPQLQGVATNTFKDLRAIYSDFSTEDAQSIKNIEKTTNHDVKAVEYFIKEAFDNLGLTAYKEFIHFGLTSQDINNTAIPLSIKEAVNDVYVPEYLEVLKKLKTLANDWKDIPMLARTHGQPASPTRLGKEIEVFVVRLEEQFNLLNDVPSAAKFGGATGNFNAHKVAYPTIDWKAFGTKFVQETLGLQHSFPTTQIEHYDHLAALFDALKRINTIIIDLDRDIWTYVSMDYFKQRIKAGEVGSSAMPHKVNPIDFENSEGNLGIANAVFEHLSAKLPISRLQRDLTDSTVLRNVGVPFGHTLIGFKSTVKGLDKLLLNEPKFAKDLEQNWAVVAEAIQTILRREAYPNPYEALKGLTRTNEVINETSIANFIDTLEVSEAIKTELKAITPSNYTGI
- a CDS encoding DUF4252 domain-containing protein, with translation MTSSIKKLMVFSILVATLLSCNQESTLQSYYVDNELKSGFTSVDVPISMLKIDTESLTEEQKEAYESVEKLSMIAFVLDDNNQAAYNEEFAKVKAILKNPKYQELIRGGNVTDGKFVVNFIGEEESVEEFVLLGSANEKGFAVIRVLGDDMNLNKIMKLASVFETMDLEDGQLKEFTEFFD
- a CDS encoding DUF4252 domain-containing protein, coding for MKKLIVIAAIALSSTVTFAQGIFDKFEDKDGVMSVVINQKMFKMLATMGMDIDDPEAQGYIEMAKNITGLKVFTTGDLKISQDMNTTVTNYLKTSKLEELMRIKDGDQTVNFYVKEGKDENHVKELLMFVNGLGEFTKDQDITINGKKREVETVLLSLTGDIDLRQISKLTSQMDMPGGEQLKKAGKK